The genomic segment TCCGTAGTTATTCTGGTGGTGAGCTGCTGACCGGGAGTATCCGTTGACGCTGGACAATTTTCCTACATCATACGTGTTGGATTGAACGCCAAATGTTGAAACATTGGTGGTTGTGGCTGTACTGGGTGTCGGCGAGTGGCCATGTAAATTGTTGCTTGTATGCCCATTGGCCGGCAACGGCATAGCACTTCGCTGACCGTGCCAATTCGAGTAGCTCGAATGAGCAGAAGGTGGCCGGTAGTCGAGATCGACGTTTGCTGAAACGGAGTAGACTGAATTCGGTCGGGAACTTTGGTAAAGCGGATTTGAATGACCAGCAGGATGCGGAGGCAGATGCGCTGGTGGCCGACTAGGAGGCGGCGGTCCAGAACGGCTGGGTAACCGATCACGGTTTACTGGCGGAGGTGGTGGGTAACCACCATTGGGATGAGATGACGGGAAATAGGCCGGCAAAGCTGGCATAGAATCGTTAGACGTTGACGATTCGTCCATTAACCTATTGACGGGATTGACGTAACGTTTCTTCCGGAGAGATTCTCGGCCGTTACTTCGCTGTGAGGTGAGAGTTCCATTTTGAACTTCTCTTGATAACGTCCCACTGCTGTAGCCTTCGTTAACCATGCCGACCGACACGGACGTTCCTGTGCTGTACCCAGCAGGGTTGGTGTTGGCACGATTTCTCTGGCTGCTCCGGGGATGACGCCCACTGCCTCTTCCGCTTCGCCGTTTAACTCGCCGAGGAGTCATTGGCCGATTAGGatcgttgctgttgttgatcgTCAACGTGTTCAATTGTTGGGCATTCAACTCCATGTCGTCCTCCAACGGCGAACTCCGGCCACGCGTGGAACTGTATTGAACTGAATACAGGGAGGTGGCTCTACTACGAGGCTTACGTTGAAcatctgttaaaaaaaaaaagatatatcaTCTTGACGATTAGCAATTTGCAACTGCTAGATTGCAGGAATACATCTACTAGGATGTATGCAAGTGGTTTTGTGTGAAAGCTCTTTCAAAACTCGTAAAGAAGGTATTCAGAAATGTTTTCACGCATCATTCACTTTTTTCGTACTCTCAGTCTTGCCGACTTTTAATCATGAATTCATGGCATTCCAATTCCGTTGCGCAATATTCCTTTCTACCGGAAATTCCAACATATTTAGATACAAAAAAACTACTTacacatttcttcttcagttgtGTACGTTCGTAAGATCAGCACTGCGCTCAAGAAAGCAATCGGCTAAAatatagaaacattttttcaaatttaagttttatggtgaaaatttttaaaataatataccGCTAAAATCAACTGCACAGCAGCATGAATAACTTCGACGTAATAATAGTTGAGAAGGCAGCCGTCAACCCAATCGGGACGAGGTGGCCGGAGAACATCGGCCAATTGAACATTAATGTGTAGTGGTGTGGCCAATGATCCGTTGACGGTAAAATAAGGTCGGCATCCAATTCCATTAACTTCCCACCATGAAGCGGCACCCGTTCCGAGATTGAGCACATCACTATCCTGTACtcacaagagaaaatatttaaataaatgagaGGAATTTGTATTTGATGAGGGTCGCACCTTATCTAGAACGCCAACATCGAGGTAGAAGCAGATGATAAAAAGGTTCCATGCTAACCACAAAAACAGCCACACAGCAAactgaaataaggaaaaacaaagTGATAAATATTAACCCCacaacaaaagtaaaaaacttgTGAGGTTTCTTACTGTAATGAGATAGCTTCTCCTGTACTGGTAACCACCAAAGAATCCAAttatgatgaagatgatgtgAAGAAAGTTGGCTGCAATAGGCAACCACTGGTAGCCAAGCAGATCAAATACTTGTCTTTCTATTGTTGAGATCTgtgacatttttgaaaaaataaaaaaaaaataaatgagtaacaagtaaaatattttacgaGGGAAAAACATCTCTTGAAGTTTCTTTGTTTACATGATCATTtcataaaacaaattcataTGGATCTTTAACACAGGATGGGGAGATCAagattaattgttttatggTCGGACAATTTCCGGTCTAAAGGCCATGTCGACTGtgggaaagaggaaaaaaattccgggAGCTAAAAACCATTTTTGGCTTAATTACGCACTCAAATGAGAGACGATAGGCTACCAAAAGCCCTAAAGGCTTGGTCGCCTTGTTTTGGGGAAGAATTGACACCCCAGGGGCgtttattcttattttgtttttcttctacttttctGTTTGTCTACTGCAAAATACATTTGAAAGTGGTTTTGAAAAGTGGTCCACCCAGCCAGGCGTGTCAACAAAAGCcgtttacaaaaagaaatgttgtagGTGGCGCGTTAAGAGAAATTTTCGTATTTGACTCACCAACTGTAGAGTGCATATTGTGAATAGGAAAAGCCTCTGGTTGCAAGCCATGTTTTTTTCACTGAATTGATTTCCGACGTCGATCACAGCTAATAACGATTATCCGAAAAGGCACGttcgaattcaattgaaattgtcTGTTGTTCACGTTCGTCATCATCGTTGCACAGAAAACAATAAACTGAAAACTTGACAAACGGTGGCTTCCATTTCTCCCACTCTCGTCACGAAGGTTGCGTGTTAGACTCTGGATATGAGCTGTGTTAATCTCTTGGCATACCCCCACGACGCGTTCAAGTTCTTCAAGTGGGCGCAAGGGGTCCGGAAATCGTCTTGTCTTGTATTTTCACCGCTAGGTGTAGTCTTGAAGGTCGTTCACTGAAACGTAGTCTGCTCTCATGAATATTCTCTGTATGGACTGTAGCCTGGTGAGTTGGAAGTTTCCAAGTTCTACCATATCGGCATCTGTTACTAACTAAGCGGAATCAACGTGTAACGTGTTCGCTCGCTCAAGAGTTGAGCTTGGACGCAGTCCTCCGTCGCAAAGTCGTCAAACATAAATTCAGCAGAGGTCGTAGGAAATTTCAGCAATAACAACACATCATGTCTACCGATCCCAGTAAAAAACgcaaagacaagaagaagaagaaaggtaaCGTTGTTTGTAGTTGTGTTTTAGTCGATATTATATGAAAGCCGGTGATTATCAAATGTTGCTTTGTGTCTTTACCGATTACTCTTCTCTGGATCATATCATTAACAATTTTCGGATAGATGACAtaaagaaacttttaaaagatttaaatcaTACCAGACATATTTAAATAACTACGTTGGAAAATCACTTGACTCGGAACGGTGCGACgccattgaatttttgtttaaattttcacTGCCTTAAACCCTTGTGGGATATTTCTGTCTAAAAATATCACGTCTACACGGGTGGGGGTGTTGTGTTTGGAACTAAGCCTagccaacttcttctttcgacATCTCAAAGTATTAGCATATGACATTGGAACTACGTCCTTTTTCGAAAAGCGTTTCGTCGTTTGTTGACATGGCTCGTGTGCGTAATTCTGCTTTTAATCGTATTGAATCATGTATGATTGTCATTCATAGCCATGTTAGAGGCTTTACAACAAGAAGAGTATCAAGAGGAACGGGCCCATGTCCAGCAATTGGAAGATGTCGATGAAGATTTCATTGTTTATCCTGCCGATGACTCAGGTGTCTGAAATGAGACTAtattaaatgtgttttttttttttttgtccctgGGAATGCATTTCAAAAAACCTGTTGGATTGTTACTTGACCATCTGTTGCCGATATTGTATGTAGGCATGACTTAACATTCATTGCGATCCGTTAACGTTCCGCACGCGCATGGCAActgccttttttattataaacgAAATGCCACatactcttttcttttttaataacattttttaatttcaacaaTTTGATTAGATGATACCGCCCCCCTATTGGAAGAGAGTGATGGAAGCGGAGCTTGcgccaaaattgtttttctcgtcCTACTTTCCTCTCTGGGAATGGCCATTGGCgtgatattttttgaaatgggcGGCATGCAGACGTTGACTGGTCTAATGGACGTTGAATCGATCATTAATGCTCCTCCGGTCAAATATGATCCTCCAACTACTCCGGTGGATGTTGCAATTGATgacgattttgatcaaattgatCCTTCTCCTATAGAGCCAGGTattattgtttaatttattgataGATTACACTTTAAGAATTCGTCATTTCTCCTACTAGAATCTTTAAAAGACGACAAAAGTGATGTGATAGCGGAAGCTGTTGAAGCCGTAAAAGACCTGCCGGTTGAGGTTATCGAAACTGTCACTGAAACTGTTGTTGTACCGGAGGTTGTCGTTAAGGAAATTGAGGAAGTAATAGTCGAAGAGCCGGTTGTAGAGGAGCCGGTAGTAGAGGCAGAAATTGTTGAACAGCAAACGGTAGAAACAGAAGCTGTCGAGCCAGTAGTTCAGCCAACAGAATCCGTTCCAGAACCCATTGAAGAACTGCCTGTTGAAACGGTCGCCGAGGCCGTTGAAGAAGCTATTGTTGTCAGCGAAAACTTTGAATCGCAATTGGAGGACGAACTGGCCGAAGTTCCACAAGGTATTATTGCATTGGCGTATGTTCTCAGTTgcaataattttaataataaaattatcttGTACAATTTCAGAGTCCTTTACTATGCGAGCGGAAAGGGAAGCAGTCCAAGGAGCGGTCGATGAAGTTTGGGTCATGACAGTTAGATGCATCGAAGAATTGAGAGCCCTACAAGTAATGGCAAAATCATCACTAACCCACGCAGTTATTGATTCGATTAGTCAACGCCTGGAACCATTGAGAAGTCAGTTGGATGGCCTGGTGAAAAACACGTCCGACAGCGTTTTTGACGGCGCTTTGGAGCAGGCAGCTGAATTGGAGCGCAATCTTCGAGCCGTACTTGGAGAACTGGATGAGGCCCGGAACCAAGACGTAATAATGTATATCCAATTAGAATTATTGTGATAGTTTTTCACTGTGgtgtttttggttgttgttgcgtttAGACCATATTGGCAGAAGAAGAGGCCGCCCGACAAGAACAACTAGCTGCCGAAGCAGCTGAAATTGTTAATGAAGAGCCGGAAGAAGTGATGGCTGAAGTCCAAGAGGAAGAGAAGGTGGAAATCAACGAAGAACCAATTCAGGGAGAAGTAGAAATTGAAGAACAAGAGGTAGAATCTCTGCATGAACCGGTAAATGAGGCTATTCCTGAACCCGTAGAAACCTTGACCGAGGTCGTGCATGAAACAGAAGTTGAAATTCTTCCGGAGCCGGAAATTGAGACTACTGCTGAATCCATTTTAGAAACCTTGCCCGAAACCCCCTCACACACAATAGTCGAGTCTATCCCTGATTCTGAGGAAAAAGCAGTAGAACTTATTCCCGAATCTACAGTAGATTCGTCAACGGAATCAGTTGTAGAAACCGAACCTGAATCACAGGTCGTAGTTATTGAAGATGTGATTGCCACGGAACCCAACACAGTAGTCGAATCCATCGCTGATTCTGAGGAAGAAGTAATAGAGCTTATTCCAGAATCTACAGTGGATTCGTCAACGGAATCAGTTGTAGAAACTGAACCTGAAGCACAGGTCGTAGTTACTGAGGATGTGATTGCTACGGAACCTGACACAGTAGTCGAATCCATCCCTGACTCTGTAGAAAACGTAGTTGAACTCATACCCGAACCTGCATTGGATTCGTCTACGGAATCAATTGTGGAAACTGAACCTGAATCACAGGTCGTAGTTGAAGATGTCATTGCCACACAACCCGATACAGTAGTCGAACCCATCCCTGACTCTGTAGACAACGTAGTAGAACTCATACCCGAACCTGCAGCGGATTCGTTAACGGACTCAGTTGTAGTAACCGAACCTGAAACTCTTCCTGAGCCACAGGTCGTAAGTTTTGAAGATGTGATTGCTGCGGAACCCGAACTTGAAGTCGCTGCACCGGAGATGGTTGAAGAGGAATCTCAAGCCGAAACAGTTCCAGGTAGTTGATTTATTTGACTAGTTTTTAAGTATTTAACAATTGTCAATcctttaaaattcattaatggAACTGGTTGTTGCAGAAGCAGAGGTTAAAGAAGAAGTGATTGCTGAAGAGCCTGAAATTGAAGTCGCGCCAGAGATTTTCGAAGAGGTAGGTCAAGTGGAAGCCGATCAACCCATAGTAGAAGAAGCCACCAATGTGCCTGAAATTATTGAGGACTCTGTTGAAGAGCCAGAAGAAAACGTAGAACAAGAGCTTATTGAAAATGTGATAGAACCCGAGCTTGAAATAGCAACACCAGAGGTTTTCGAAGAAGAAGCCCAAGCCGATCAACCAACAGTTGATGTTGTGTTTAACGAAGTGGCAGAAGAAACTGTGCCTGAAACCGTCGAGTCTGCGGAAGAACAAATTATTGATGCCCCAGCACCAGAAGCTACACCAGAGTCGGATTACAGGTTCCTGTCGGAAGTAGAGGAAGAACAGGAGGTTGAAGAACCCCTCCAAGTAGCGACTGAAGCATTTGTCGTTGAGCCAGAAGTAGAACAAGTCGCCGTACCCGTAGCAGAATCTGTTAAAGATGCGCCATCGAGGATGCAAAATCTGGAGGAGGCCGATCGGCTTGTGGACcaggtaaattgaaaaaaaaaaaaaaaaaaaaaaaaaacattaaaatatttggaTAATATCAAAGTTAAAGTCGTAAGGCactgccctttttcttttatcgagTTGTCGAATGTCTCAGCTGCTCAAACGACAACTCGAAGTGAATATTAAATATCATTAAATGCATTTAATCTTCTATTCGCTAATTTCTGTAGGCTCCCCCAGCTGCATAAATATCTtctatctaaaaaaaaaaaaaatactccgaaaaacaaaaaaaaatctgcccCATTTTCTCCCCTGACTTTGATAGTGTCATGTTTGTAGAATTAATTTGGTCGTCGTAAGTGCCGATaatatcaaacaaatttttgacattttttcttgcCCTCCTTCTCATAATAGACAAAAACTGGTGTGGGTGTGAGGTTGTTTTGATGATGACGCTTGCAGACGAATGATCATTTACTTTTATGAGTTATTGGGGCTTATCTCTGTAAGGTTCGCGGTTTGTGTCTGAAATTAAACTCTGagttttaaatgaaaagaagcGATATGTTGTCATTTCATCGTATGTTAGAATCCCTCCGCTGCTAACGTAGCACTTCTTTGTAGTAATCAATTCctctttatctttttgaatttgatattcTAGCGCATGAACTATTTAACCACTAATCATTTGTAAGAGCACGATAAAAACGAATCACGAAGTTAAAAAGTGTTTGTGcaacatttaacaaaaaaaagcattaAGATAATACAGGAATGGCTTTTTTGGAAAGTGTTTGAAACATTGAACCTTGAACCTTTGTGTCCGTCCCTTATTGCCTTGAATCCAGTCGCCAGCCCAGGCATTAGCTCTGATGGAACAGATTTTGGAGAAGGATCCCCTCAATGCGCTGGGCCTTTACGGCCGAGCTAGGAGCCTGGACTCACTCGCCGAAGTGGAAAGATCTAATGCTCGCTTGGAGCAGTCCGTCTTCGCTTACAGGGCTGTCCTAGATCTTGAAGACCAAGTTGATGATCAGCTTTATTTGAAAGCTGCTTTGCGCTGCATCGACCGGATGCGATTTAGAGGTAATTATGATgcttattcaaaattttatgtaATTACTAATTATCTTTCTCATCTCCATAAAATAGGATTCCACGGCAAAGCCATCAGGATCCAGCAGAGACTCGTAGCCCGCTTCCCTAATGATATCCAATACCAGAATCAATTGGCTGTTGGTTTCCTTCTGACTAACCAACCCGAAGCCGCTCGAACAATTCTAGAAGGAGTGTTGGAGCGGTGGCCCAAGTCTGGTTTCGCTCAAGTTCATTTGGGCTTTATTCTGAAGACAACTTTCGAGGACTACGATGCCGGAGCTCGATGGATGATGGCAGGAATCGCATCTCGTGAAGAGGGAGTCATTGACGGCCGGTTTTACTCTCACCTGGGTGACGCCCTGACTCGATTAGGCAAACACCAAGAAGCCCAAAgggtattattattcatttgttaacatttgtttgaaatgcaaatttatcttttaaatGTTCAGGTCTACCTCGATGGAGAAAAGGAAGgtgtctttctttctcatcAACAACGTTCGCTTTACAATGTAGATCGCCTTACCGGCAAGCCCTGGTGGGACAAGGAGTCGACCACTTATGggcatttctttgatttgttgGAAGCTAACTGGCGACAAATTCGTAATGAAGGAGTCGCGTTATTGACGTTGGAAGCTCCTGAGGGTTTCGCAGATGAGTCGGAAAAATTACGAGATTCTGGAGACTGGAAACAATATGAACTATTCGCGCAAGGCAGAAAGAATGCTGCACACTGCACTAAAGTATTAATTTGCATAACTTGTAACAATGGAATTCCCGACAGATGCTAGAGACgttcttaattatttatagGCTCCTGTAACGTGCACGCTGATTGAAAACTACCCACCTGCCCTTTGCAAACGGGGCCAAGTTAAGTTTAGCATAATGCACCCAGGCACTCACGTTTGGCCTCACACTGGTCCAACTAATTGCCGAATCCGAGCTCATTTAGGTCTAGTCGTTCCTGGTGGAGCTCAGCTTAGAGTGGGCAACACTACTGATACTTGGGAGGAGGGCAAGTTCATCATCTTCGATGACAGTTTCGAACATGAAGTCTGGCACAAAGGATCGTCTTATCGTTTGGTGCTCATCGTTGACCTGTGGCATCCCGAACTGACAGCTGAAGAATGGCGGTCTCTGGCTCCTATTTGAAActccaaaattaatttgatgttCTCATTCCCCTCACAAAAAATGTGCCAATATCTTGCAGCTTATCTCCCACCTTTTCACATCacgtttcttcttgttttctgtGCTTTTTAGTGacatgttatattttttcaacaaagTCCGTGTTTTTGTGCAATGCAAGTGCCTTATTTAGTTTAAGGACTGATGACAATATAGCATTTGGATACAAGTCAAAGATATCTTTGGTGAATCGTGATTCGtggctttttcttcaaagattTAATTATGGAAATTCGAGATTTGTATTTCAGGgaatccattttgatttgattcgtgACGTAATAACCATTTTTGCCACCCGTATAATCATGATGGCGCATTATTCCTGTGAAAGCGTCATCAGCGAAAGCCATCCAACCGCAATGAGAACACCATCCTATGATCCGTTGGAAGAGGATGACGTTTCTTGGAACCACTCTCTTAGTTCCCTTGTGCCGTTGTTTAATGCGTATATTCCTATTCGATTCGTGTCGGGATTTTCTCCACTGGTTTTCCAATGGATTTCCCCTTGTCGTACATGCACGTCGTGAACCAAAAGGGAATGGTGATGCTAGGGAACTATTTATGGGTACCTGTCGCTTTTTGGAACTAGTCAACCGAGTTACTTGAGGAAGATTCGTGCATGTGCGATCGGAAATCTCTATGCAGATATACGAGATGGACAGACTTAATGTACATAGAATGTATGTTTAcgaaattttgtgaatttgaaTGAACTGTCATCTCGGAGTCGGAGAGTCtatcgaccaaaaaaaaaatcaatgatgacCTCCATTTCTTTGCAGGACGAAGTTTGCAATATAACGCCTGTAGCTTTGGATGAACATAGCTGTCAGCACAGGGAAGAACCGCAAGTTTGGCGTAAAGATTGACTtctcgttatttttaaaaacccttACCGCCCACCAGCTTTGGAAGACTCACCCCATCCTTTGTATTGCAAAATAAGACAAGATTGTGCTGAATCGATAAATAGTTATGCCTGTAAAGTTGGGGTACTCTTGAAACACGAATGAAACCTTtccaaaactaaaaacaaaactttatttaaaaactaaagtATACTTTATACGAGACTTTTCACTTTTGGCAAAAGAAACCGTATTTGCGGGTGGTCTTCAGAATTAAACAAATATGATGTCTTTTGGTTGGCAAGCGAAGTATATTTTGAAGTTACCCTTAGTTGCGATACTTATTTTTagttcacacacaaaaatgatttattcgatttcgtaaaatatatatacgtgcataaacaaattaacaaattatcgtacaaatctaaatattttaaaacatttgtttggAACACAATTTGTAGATGGCGCTTTTTTTTGCGTACACAGAATAGCAGACGAAGCGATAGACGGTAGCACCTTGTGGAAAAAGAACACGTTTTGAAATTCAAGTGGAAATTAAGAACAAACTTTCTTGTTACCTCAACGACCAGTCGCTTTGGTAAATTGGAGTGCCTGTAAATTTTATATGACctctgaaatggtaataacATTCAGCAatgattcaaataaaatttgatgtaATTCTTATTTGGAAACAGGATGAGACATCAAGTGAGCAAATGACACCAGTCGAGAGAGACACGAACGAAAGATTGGAAGTAGCAGAGATTTACAGAAACAAGCACAAAGGACGCAAATTTAAGAATCCTCGTACTGCTCATCGCAGTATTTTCTCCACTTGCATGGCGAGATGTGAAAATCAGCAACCGTTTTCTGGTCTTAAAACATCCAACACCACATTCCTTGATGAAATAGATAGAAGAGGGAACTGTGAGAATTGTGGGAGGTCaaggaaattcttttgttACACATGTCATATACCTCTACCAGCAATTAAAGAGTTAGTTCCTTATATTCCAGTAAGTTTTTGAAAGATATTTCTAATACCACTGTTTCACAACTTGATTACCAACCTTTCGATTCATAGAGCCTCCCATGCCGTATAGATGTTATCAAACATCCAAATGAACATGACGGAAAAAGTACATCTATTCACGCTGCTGTAGTGGCCCCAGAAATGGTGAAAATTTTCACTTTCCCTAACTTCCCAGACTATAGTATTGAAGATGGGGTAAGTCACCataattttttcaacaaatagtTCATAGTTAGTATATTTGGGAGTGTTTATCCAAAATCCAATATTTGGAATAGCTGTCTATTTATTCCAACTAGTTCTCTAATGAACTGTTTAATAttggaaacatttcaaaaatgttggaaaaaatcTGTAGACAGAGtaaaggaatttttccattcaaaattAGCTTGCAAAGGAGCTTTTAATAAGTCTAATAGGAGTAATGACCCTCCACATTCCTTTCATGTATACAAGGTGGTTCTAGTTTATCCCTGCGACGGAGCGGTTCCTATGACAACGATGACGACTAGCCGGGCGGCTGAGATCCAAAAAATGGTCTTTATCGATTCAACATGGGCTCAAGCCAAGCAGATTTACAAGGATTCACGTTTAAAAGGTAAAGTTGAATTCATTTCTACCGTGGCAGCAATACAACAAAATGCTGAAAACATTGAAGGGAAAGGTTTgccaaaaagcaaaagaaagtaaaatgaagaataaaaca from the Daphnia pulex isolate KAP4 chromosome 1, ASM2113471v1 genome contains:
- the LOC124191276 gene encoding titin-like isoform X1, whose translation is MSTDPSKKRKDKKKKKAMLEALQQEEYQEERAHVQQLEDVDEDFIVYPADDSDDTAPLLEESDGSGACAKIVFLVLLSSLGMAIGVIFFEMGGMQTLTGLMDVESIINAPPVKYDPPTTPVDVAIDDDFDQIDPSPIEPESLKDDKSDVIAEAVEAVKDLPVEVIETVTETVVVPEVVVKEIEEVIVEEPVVEEPVVEAEIVEQQTVETEAVEPVVQPTESVPEPIEELPVETVAEAVEEAIVVSENFESQLEDELAEVPQESFTMRAEREAVQGAVDEVWVMTVRCIEELRALQVMAKSSLTHAVIDSISQRLEPLRSQLDGLVKNTSDSVFDGALEQAAELERNLRAVLGELDEARNQDTILAEEEAARQEQLAAEAAEIVNEEPEEVMAEVQEEEKVEINEEPIQGEVEIEEQEVESLHEPVNEAIPEPVETLTEVVHETEVEILPEPEIETTAESILETLPETPSHTIVESIPDSEEKAVELIPESTVDSSTESVVETEPESQVVVIEDVIATEPNTVVESIADSEEEVIELIPESTVDSSTESVVETEPEAQVVVTEDVIATEPDTVVESIPDSVENVVELIPEPALDSSTESIVETEPESQVVVEDVIATQPDTVVEPIPDSVDNVVELIPEPAADSLTDSVVVTEPETLPEPQVVSFEDVIAAEPELEVAAPEMVEEESQAETVPEAEVKEEVIAEEPEIEVAPEIFEEVGQVEADQPIVEEATNVPEIIEDSVEEPEENVEQELIENVIEPELEIATPEVFEEEAQADQPTVDVVFNEVAEETVPETVESAEEQIIDAPAPEATPESDYRFLSEVEEEQEVEEPLQVATEAFVVEPEVEQVAVPVAESVKDAPSRMQNLEEADRLVDQSPAQALALMEQILEKDPLNALGLYGRARSLDSLAEVERSNARLEQSVFAYRAVLDLEDQVDDQLYLKAALRCIDRMRFRGFHGKAIRIQQRLVARFPNDIQYQNQLAVGFLLTNQPEAARTILEGVLERWPKSGFAQVHLGFILKTTFEDYDAGARWMMAGIASREEGVIDGRFYSHLGDALTRLGKHQEAQRVYLDGEKEGVFLSHQQRSLYNVDRLTGKPWWDKESTTYGHFFDLLEANWRQIRNEGVALLTLEAPEGFADESEKLRDSGDWKQYELFAQGRKNAAHCTKAPVTCTLIENYPPALCKRGQVKFSIMHPGTHVWPHTGPTNCRIRAHLGLVVPGGAQLRVGNTTDTWEEGKFIIFDDSFEHEVWHKGSSYRLVLIVDLWHPELTAEEWRSLAPI
- the LOC124191276 gene encoding titin-like isoform X2, which produces MSTDPSKKRKDKKKKKDDTAPLLEESDGSGACAKIVFLVLLSSLGMAIGVIFFEMGGMQTLTGLMDVESIINAPPVKYDPPTTPVDVAIDDDFDQIDPSPIEPESLKDDKSDVIAEAVEAVKDLPVEVIETVTETVVVPEVVVKEIEEVIVEEPVVEEPVVEAEIVEQQTVETEAVEPVVQPTESVPEPIEELPVETVAEAVEEAIVVSENFESQLEDELAEVPQESFTMRAEREAVQGAVDEVWVMTVRCIEELRALQVMAKSSLTHAVIDSISQRLEPLRSQLDGLVKNTSDSVFDGALEQAAELERNLRAVLGELDEARNQDTILAEEEAARQEQLAAEAAEIVNEEPEEVMAEVQEEEKVEINEEPIQGEVEIEEQEVESLHEPVNEAIPEPVETLTEVVHETEVEILPEPEIETTAESILETLPETPSHTIVESIPDSEEKAVELIPESTVDSSTESVVETEPESQVVVIEDVIATEPNTVVESIADSEEEVIELIPESTVDSSTESVVETEPEAQVVVTEDVIATEPDTVVESIPDSVENVVELIPEPALDSSTESIVETEPESQVVVEDVIATQPDTVVEPIPDSVDNVVELIPEPAADSLTDSVVVTEPETLPEPQVVSFEDVIAAEPELEVAAPEMVEEESQAETVPEAEVKEEVIAEEPEIEVAPEIFEEVGQVEADQPIVEEATNVPEIIEDSVEEPEENVEQELIENVIEPELEIATPEVFEEEAQADQPTVDVVFNEVAEETVPETVESAEEQIIDAPAPEATPESDYRFLSEVEEEQEVEEPLQVATEAFVVEPEVEQVAVPVAESVKDAPSRMQNLEEADRLVDQSPAQALALMEQILEKDPLNALGLYGRARSLDSLAEVERSNARLEQSVFAYRAVLDLEDQVDDQLYLKAALRCIDRMRFRGFHGKAIRIQQRLVARFPNDIQYQNQLAVGFLLTNQPEAARTILEGVLERWPKSGFAQVHLGFILKTTFEDYDAGARWMMAGIASREEGVIDGRFYSHLGDALTRLGKHQEAQRVYLDGEKEGVFLSHQQRSLYNVDRLTGKPWWDKESTTYGHFFDLLEANWRQIRNEGVALLTLEAPEGFADESEKLRDSGDWKQYELFAQGRKNAAHCTKAPVTCTLIENYPPALCKRGQVKFSIMHPGTHVWPHTGPTNCRIRAHLGLVVPGGAQLRVGNTTDTWEEGKFIIFDDSFEHEVWHKGSSYRLVLIVDLWHPELTAEEWRSLAPI